A single window of Hymenobacter sp. APR13 DNA harbors:
- a CDS encoding adenylosuccinate synthase — translation MPVDVLVGLQWGDEGKGKIVDVLAPTYDVVARFQGGPNAGHTLTFDGTKHVLHQVPSGIFHPHIINVVGNGVVLDPVVFRQELQKLTDRGVDWGQNLYISRKAQLILPSHRALDRISEEARGGSKIGSTLKGIGPTYQDKIGRTGLRVGDILLPDFQQRYQEAVARHTTLAEFHGRGLEIEEFEADFFSAVDFLRTLQLTDTEYLLNDLLRQGKNVLAEGAQGSMLDIDFGTYPYVTSSSTIVAGACTGLGIAPRHINKVYGISKAYCTRVGSGPFPTELHDEVGEQIRQAGREFGSTTGRPRRCGWIDLPALRYSIMLNGVTEIHLMKADVLDEFDEIRVCTHYQLPNGEQTDHLPDHGDLARLTPIYKSLPGWRTHLQSITEPASLPQELKSYVKFLEEHLEVPVSIVSVGPDRVSTLHLS, via the coding sequence ATGCCCGTTGATGTACTAGTAGGACTGCAGTGGGGTGACGAGGGCAAAGGCAAGATTGTCGATGTTCTGGCCCCCACCTACGACGTAGTAGCCCGCTTCCAGGGTGGCCCCAATGCCGGCCACACCCTCACTTTCGATGGTACCAAGCACGTATTGCACCAGGTGCCCTCCGGTATCTTCCACCCGCACATCATCAATGTAGTCGGCAACGGCGTCGTGCTCGATCCGGTGGTGTTCCGGCAGGAGCTGCAGAAGCTCACCGACCGGGGCGTTGACTGGGGCCAGAATCTCTACATTTCCCGCAAGGCGCAGCTCATCCTGCCCTCGCACCGCGCCCTCGACCGTATCAGCGAAGAAGCCCGCGGCGGCAGCAAGATCGGCTCCACCCTGAAGGGCATTGGCCCCACTTATCAGGATAAAATCGGCCGTACCGGCCTTCGCGTCGGCGACATTCTGCTTCCCGATTTCCAGCAGCGCTACCAGGAAGCCGTAGCTCGTCACACCACCCTCGCAGAATTCCACGGCCGCGGCCTCGAAATTGAAGAATTCGAGGCCGATTTCTTTTCCGCCGTTGACTTCCTGCGCACTCTGCAACTCACCGACACCGAATACCTGCTCAACGACCTGTTGCGCCAAGGCAAAAACGTGCTGGCCGAAGGTGCCCAGGGCTCCATGCTGGACATTGACTTCGGGACCTATCCCTACGTTACCTCTTCCAGCACCATTGTAGCCGGCGCTTGCACCGGCCTCGGTATCGCGCCGCGCCACATCAACAAGGTATACGGAATCAGCAAAGCCTACTGCACCCGCGTGGGCAGTGGCCCGTTCCCCACTGAGTTGCACGACGAAGTAGGAGAGCAGATCCGGCAGGCAGGTCGCGAGTTCGGCTCCACTACCGGACGCCCGCGCCGCTGCGGCTGGATCGATTTGCCGGCCCTGCGCTACAGCATCATGCTGAATGGCGTCACGGAAATCCACCTCATGAAGGCCGATGTGCTCGATGAGTTCGATGAAATCCGAGTATGCACGCACTACCAGCTCCCCAACGGCGAGCAGACAGACCATCTGCCTGACCACGGCGACCTGGCGCGTCTCACTCCTATATATAAGAGCCTGCCCGGCTGGCGCACTCACCTGCAGTCCATCACTGAGCCAGCCTCTTTACCACAGGAGCTGAAAAGCTACGTGAAGTTCCTCGAAGAGCATCTGGAAGTGCCGGTAAGCATCGTCAGCGTCGGGCCGGATCGAGTGAGCACACTGCACCTTTCCTAG